One region of Sulfolobales archaeon genomic DNA includes:
- a CDS encoding GNAT family N-acetyltransferase: MMEEGEIEVMIHRDFSSLDIIRASMGRWHHHFARSVKDYGGVVLDLIFRGRAVGQSVIYTVDLGYSVLGVIYYIAILPEYRGKGLGKILLASAEEVLSDMRSENLLATISGDNEASLKLFGEMGYQLYSWDQISDRCGKGVAEVIRMVTCGYEDDIVALKSVFGDPVFPKICNINGGVAKRWWRSACLKPWLDLRGKI; encoded by the coding sequence ATGATGGAGGAAGGCGAGATCGAGGTTATGATACATAGGGATTTCTCATCTCTAGATATTATAAGGGCTTCTATGGGTAGGTGGCACCACCACTTCGCAAGATCTGTTAAGGATTATGGAGGCGTTGTTCTAGATCTCATATTTCGAGGGAGAGCTGTGGGGCAGTCTGTGATATACACGGTTGATCTTGGGTATAGTGTGCTAGGTGTTATATACTACATAGCTATTCTACCTGAGTATAGGGGTAAGGGGTTGGGTAAGATCTTGCTAGCATCTGCTGAGGAGGTGCTAAGCGATATGAGATCAGAGAATTTATTAGCAACTATATCTGGGGATAACGAAGCATCTCTCAAGCTGTTCGGGGAGATGGGGTACCAGCTATATAGCTGGGATCAGATCTCCGATAGATGTGGAAAGGGGGTGGCTGAGGTTATTAGAATGGTGACATGTGGCTATGAAGACGATATAGTGGCTTTGAAAAGCGTTTTCGGAGACCCCGTTTTCCCAAAGATATGTAATATCAATGGTGGTGTGGCTAAGAGGTGGTGGAGATCGGCGTGTTTAAAGCCATGGCTAGATCTTAGGGGTAAGATATAA
- a CDS encoding AbrB/MazE/SpoVT family DNA-binding domain-containing protein, with protein sequence MGLAIEVRVGRKRTIVIPKAVAEALGIDEGSKLLLELRDDHIVLRPIPDAITLSIMGEKIARITLEELEATSLEEQKRYLEEA encoded by the coding sequence GTGGGTCTGGCTATTGAGGTGCGTGTTGGTAGGAAGAGAACCATTGTTATCCCCAAGGCTGTTGCTGAGGCCCTTGGAATTGATGAGGGTTCGAAGCTTCTGCTAGAGCTTAGAGATGATCATATCGTGCTTAGGCCTATACCCGATGCGATAACCCTTTCGATTATGGGTGAGAAGATCGCTAGGATAACCCTGGAAGAGCTTGAGGCTACAAGCCTTGAGGAGCAGAAGAGGTATCTCGAAGAGGCCTAG